The genomic stretch AGATTCACTTTCATAGATTGAGGCACCATGAGTGGCGAGATCAAAATAAAAATTACCAACAAAACCAACATCACGTCCACCAAGGGAGTGACGTTAAGATCCGCCATCAAGCCATCATCAGCCCCACTTTTACTTTGCATTGTCTTCACCCGCTACTTTTTTAGGCTTAATCTGACGGCTAGCCAATCGAATAAAAGCCTCATTAAAAGTATCTAATTCAGTCGTTAAGATTTTCATCTTACGTAAAAAGTAGTTATAAAAAATAACTGCTGGCAAAGCCGCCGCAATACCAATCGCTGTAGCCACTAAAGCTTCACCAATCGGGCCCGCCACCATATCAATCGTAGCCTGACCACTCTCACTAATCGTACGCATTGCATTAATGATGCCCCAGACCGTACCAAACAAGCCAATGAATGGGGCCGTTGACCCAATAGAAGCCAACTCTGCTAAACCACGCTCATGACGGCGCAAGATTTTCTGCGTTTCCTGATGAAGCGGGCTTTCTAACGCCTCGCGTATATCTCCAGCATACTTTAAGGCACCGGTATTTTTACTATATTCATTAAAAACACTAAAACCTTCCTGGGCGATTAAGGCTAAATCTGACTGACTATCATCAGCAATCTTTTCGCCTTCCTTCCAGCTTTTAGCATTCCAGAATTCTTTATTAAATTCTTCGGCAACCAAAGCAACCTGCTTCATTTGCTTGTATTTCATAAAAGCAATTGACCAAGTTGCAATTGATACGAGTATTAATAATAAAAATACAGAATTAACAATCAAGGTATCCATAAATAACTTTCTAATTAACGATTTTTCAAACTAAATGTGATTGGCACTTTGATAACTTGACTAACAATCACGCCATTTTTTCTTGCTGGTGTAAATTTCCAACTCTTCACTGCATCCAATGCGGAATGATCCAAAGATTCATTACCACTTGACTCAGCAATCGTCACCCTATTCACAGAACCATTCTCAGCAACATCAACTGTCAAGAGAACTTTACCCTGAATCTTCATCTTAAATGCTAGCAATGGATAGGCTGGCTTAGGATTGCTTTGGGTTAGAGCTTTAGGCTCAGCATCAAGCGTTGGTGCGGATGCT from Polynucleobacter sp. MWH-Spelu-300-X4 encodes the following:
- a CDS encoding MotA/TolQ/ExbB proton channel family protein, which gives rise to MDTLIVNSVFLLLILVSIATWSIAFMKYKQMKQVALVAEEFNKEFWNAKSWKEGEKIADDSQSDLALIAQEGFSVFNEYSKNTGALKYAGDIREALESPLHQETQKILRRHERGLAELASIGSTAPFIGLFGTVWGIINAMRTISESGQATIDMVAGPIGEALVATAIGIAAALPAVIFYNYFLRKMKILTTELDTFNEAFIRLASRQIKPKKVAGEDNAK